The stretch of DNA AAAGTCTCAGCCATCTCGGCGACCAGCTTGTGACTCGCATCCACAAAGGGACCCACCAGAACGAGGACATCCGGTCTGTGGTCCTTCAGGTACTTGAGCAGATCTTGCAGTGGATCGTAGAACATATCCGTACTGTGGGTATACGGACCGGCGGCCACCACGAACTGCAGCTCCCTGTCCACCCTCAAGGGCGAGGGCGGCGTCAGCTTCCGCTCCGTGTGGATCTCCTCCACCACAAAGGTCGTGCCTTTTGGTATGAACCCCTTCGCCAGCACCACTTGGCCCGGGAAGATGCTGGCCGACTTTATGCGTGTGAAATTTAATTCGAGGTAGCTGCACTCCTCGCCATCGGTCACCGCCATGAAGGAGGAGTAGGCGTCCAGCGGTCCATCGTCCTCGGAATGTATCATGCCCACGGCATAGAGCTTGTGCAGCGCCTGCAGCGTTTGCCCGTCCTGCGGATACCAACTGATCTCGGCCACTTCCTCCGCGGAGAGCTTCTTCTCCACCAGTGCTCGTCCCGTGGCCTCCAGCCGGTCTTCCAGGTCATCACACTTATCGCACAGCAAGTCGTTCATGTAGCTCAGATTGGCGAGCGTTAGCGGAGCCTCCTGGTGCAGTAGTTTCTGCGACACAGACAGGGTATGCTCCAGTTTGGCTTGCCACTCGGTTCCAGCTAGCAGTTTGGGGTGGCCGAAGGTGTCCACAGTGTCCCCTGGTTTTCCAGCCACTGTTGTCGTCGAtggtgtgcctgtgcctgttcctGCCGCTGGGGTACGTTTGGCCGACTGCGGCGTGTAGCTCGCGGGACTGAAGAGAACGCCGCCCTTGAGTGCAGACGAGCGGGACGAAGGATCCTTCTTGGACTTGGGCGTGTGCATCATCGAGGAGTCTGTCACCGACTCGCTCACATAGTCATCCATCATGGGATCATCTTCGATCAGGCCATAAGTGGTGAGAGAGCTCGTGTCGGCCACAGGAGCAGGGGCATACGTTTTTGTCTTCTGTGTGGATGTCTTGAAGCCCACCTTTTCCTTCTTCAGCTGGAGTACCTTGCGCTCGAACTCGCCCAGATTCTCCGGAGTTGGTTCATCTCCGTGCAAATGGGACAAGCTAAAGGCCATCCACTGCTCCACGAACTCCGTTGCATCCATGCATCCATACGAGATGGCCAGTTCCATACACTTGTCCAGCACCGCATCGCTTGGCTCCACGCCAATCTCGTCGAATTGCTGCTTCAGTTCCGTATCCATGTTTCGTTTCGCGTGTTTTAtacaatttgttaatttacttttggcggcaaaaaaacacagcaacagtgtgaccgcggaattatcgataaaatattccgaaatatactatatactatatatatgcCATCGATGGTTTTTGCTGCCCTGGTGCAACAGCTGTTTCCacttttcaattgttttgttcCGTGTTTATTCTCAGCAAGTGCTAATAACAAAGGTATAGTTGATCCTCCGGTTAGTTAATTAATGTGAAAAAGTGCGTGTTAGAGTGGTGAAGTGTATGTGCTAGAAGGTGAAATGAGTACGGACGATTTGCTGGTGGCTCGCCATGATAGAAGCGACGACTCCCCCTCGCCAAGTGCGTCGTCAACAACGCCGCCTCCGCCCCTAACGGGAGCCGCGGCAGCGCCTGCGCCCAGCTCCTCGTTTGATCGTCTGCGCAACACGTTTCGACGAACAGAGAGTATATCCTCGCAGATCTTGAGCCACATCTCTACGCAGTTTACgaatgctgcggctgcggcggctgcctcCGAAGTGATTGATGGCACCACTCCCTATCCGAGTTCAGAGGCGCCTACAACACCAACTACACCAACAGCCCCTGTTCCTTCTACTCCAGAAGGGACAGCCTCTCCATCGCCATCCAAAATAATCTCGAAAAGGGCACAGCGTGGTAagttttaaacaaattatattttactggaatttaaaatgtattgcATTTGTATGCCATATAAATATCCATAAAAGTGAGCgaataatatataattaaaaaagtgTAAACTGTGCGAGGAATTAAATTATCAAATTACTGCACACAACAAAGCTCATGCAGAAGCAGGAGAGCCCTCAACGAAAAAGCTCGCTGGTATATGGAAAgctatatttcggtatatgcCTGAtggtcagacggtatattACGCTTACACACGGGATAACATAACGGTATAGCTTGAGTGGCGGTGTAAAATTTCAATTGTTCAGAGTTTgatttaataaaacaaaaaccattcGATCAGTGGTGGTGTtccacagcaaacacacatcaAATAAAAGGTAACAATTATTGGAAGCATATCCTTTCCTCCAGCAGTCTGGCGCTGTGGGGGAggaatgtgtgtggcagctttgAGATGTTGCAACTCTCCTAATATcgatttgtatatgtatttttatggctacacacacacgtacaaaCTCGGCCAGCAGGCAGTAAATCGAAGcctgaataaaaaaaaagtacaaaatgCGTGGACTCGTCGAGGATACGAAAAGGACAAAATTGtcgcaaaacaacaacaacaatgtgtCCACCAGTGGGACCAGTCGCCTCAAGACATCCTCGACTGCAGCCGTGtcgagtgccagcagcacatCCGCCAAGCCCTTGAGGAGTGTCGTTAAAACGCCAACTGCAACGTCATCGGTGGGATtgggaggaggtggaggagcagccaagAAAACACCATCGAGtgtgcagcaaaagcaacaagaagtTGGCAAGTCCGCCAAGTCGTCATcgggggcagcagctgccacaacgaGGGCTGCAACACAGGCCACACAGGCCAtcgcaaaaacacaaaagggTCAGAATCCACCCCAACAAatgccccagccacagtcgTCCTCGTCGAAGGCGTCACAGAAAGAGGCACcaccacagccgcagcagcagcagcaacagccgcaggcacagccacagccacaaccaacACAACTTCAGgcgagcaacaacagcggcagcaccacaaTCGCTTTGCCGAAAGCCTCGCATGCCAATCACACcaacgaggagctggccaacGGTGTGCAGGACACCATTTATCTGTGCAACTTTCGGGTATCCGTGGACGGCGAGTGGCTGTGcctcaaggagctgcaggataTTGATGTGGCCGGCGGCCAGCAGTCAGGAGGAGGCGTCGGCGTCAACGAGCCACACACTGGAAACTCTAGTTCCGGCTACGGTGCCGCTGGGACAcatgccagtggcagtggcggtggcaccCAGTTTGGGAAGCGGAACAGCAAACGCTTCTCCGGATTGTCAGCGGCCGGAAGTGCCGCCGGGGCTCTCGAGGATAACGGTATTATGGCACTTGAAAATCTAATCGGTCGTCGTCTGTGCGACATGGTCGGCTCCAATGCACTCAATGCCTCCCAGTCGCACTCCCAGACGCAGTCGCAGCACAAGAATGTGGGCCTCTTCGCAGAGTGGTCGCATCTCTGTAGGTTGCTTCTTTCTGTTGCCACCTCAGTTGCATCTTCTGTTTGCCAGTTTCTATTTATATTATCCTTATCCCTTATCCTTTGTagtttgttgctcttttgttgTCAGATttattctgattctgattctgattgaTATCTTCATTTGGCATGTTACTCTACATTTACGTTGCACTTTCCTTCCCTTGATGGCACATAGCACATGCTGTTTTGTGGGGAAAAATTTAAGGAGGAGACTGGCGATTAAGACAAACGAACAGTTGGACTGAAAGGAATATCCTTTTCTACCTTTTGATGGCCTTGTGGTGAGCCCTGAATTAATATCAGATTCGTGTACTATTGATAACAGTGTTGAAAAGCTCTCCCATGtcattctctttttgtgtgtgtccgttCGCTTATGGGTAATTTCCCGGACTTTATGCAACCGATTAATAACTCAACACAATTTAATTAGTAAACTAGAAACAAAactcgaaaaaaaataactgAAACATTACTGAAAAGCTTCTTCTATGTAGCTGGAGTCCTCAAAAGTCGTCTCCCAACCTGGCGAGTCCTTCGGCGACTGGGGAGGatgtttcaattaattagATAAAAATCTCCTCTCGCACGACTTCAGTCTGACAATTCTCTTACATCACTCACCGCACAGCCTCCACCTGTTAGCCTTCTCTGCTCGGGTTCTGGGCTTTTGGTCTCTGCTTTTGGATCCGATTTCTTGCGTGACTTTCGTGGCTCATCCTGCATCGTGTCCCTCTCTGTAGGGAATTAATGGTAGGAGTAATTTAATGGGAATTAGTGCTCCATCTGTATTGGAAATCTCACCCAACTGtttgtcttttcttttgggCTTCTCTGGCGGTGGctcctttgcctttttcttGGCCTCTGCAGCTTTCAGTTCCTTTGGGTCTTCCTCTCCACACCTTTTGATCTCCCTGAGTGCCTCACACCGTTTGATCTCTTTGAGCTCCTCCTCACAACGCCTGCTTatcttctgcttctcctgctccctgTCCCTGGTCGTGACAAGCTCCGTTCCTGTAGTCACTTCCGTAGTGGAACGATACGAGTCCAGTGTGGGCATTCTGGATCTTCCAGGATCCACTGCCACCTCTCTATCTGAAGGTCTATTTCGTGGCGAGGGACTGAGGGAGGCTTCATCCTCAATGTCCTTAGTGGGCAGGGGATGGAATGCCTGAGCGAGCTTCTGCTTGATCTTGGAAGGTTGCCTTTTCCGGGTGTAGTACTTTTCTTCCGGGGAGCTGCGCGGGAACTTCATGGGCATGCACTTTCGGTTGAACTGACAGGCCagcgaggaggtggaggtgtgCGAGTCATCGAGGAACCTTCGAAAGTCTGCAAAGAAAAGCCAAGGGAAGATGAGAATCTTCTACTGATCTATGGGTCCCTTCCTGACTTACCATTGCCTTGGCTCTGGGGTGCCTTTTCGGAGTGGCTGATCTCAATGGGTGACGAGTAGTAGGATCCCTGAAAGGCCATTCTCCTGGGCATGGCGGGCCTCGCGTCGGTGGCTACCTTTGTTTTCATGGGCGGCGACGCCTTTGTTTTCGTGGGCGGCGACATCTCCAGATCCCTCTTGTGGGGTATCCTCTGGGGCTTGCGACCCTTCCGCATGCAGCAGTAGATGAtcagcaaaaggagcagcagcagcaaggccaGAAACAGCGCCACACACGCCACATATGCGGATGAGGCATCATCATCGCACTCCCGGCACTCCTCCACGTCCTGCTTCGAGTGGGTCTCCCACTCCCTTTTGTCGTTTGGGGAACGACTCTGCTTGCGGCATTGtccgcctccagctgctgctgccaccctcCCAGTGTCTGTGACATCGTCCGTCGTCTCCTGATAGTCCATGAAGCACTGCTCCTCCTGGCACTCGCCCTCTGGCTGCCTCGCCTTGCCCTTGTACTCGTTCTGGAGCAGCTCGTAGACCTGCAGAATGCCGCCCAGACCGGGATAGAAGACCTCGTCCTTGTAGTGCAGCTGCACGCTCTCGCGTATCCAGTTGCGCAGCTTCCTGTTGTACGCCTTCTGGCACATGCCCTGGAAGCGGTAGCACTGGGTCACCGTCTGGAAGAACTTCACCAGCACGAAGGCCGAGTGGGGCGAGCGCAGGTTGTAGATGCGCCGCTGCTTCAGCGGCAGGTAGATGTTCGTGAGGTATCCCTGCCCATCGACGGGCTCCAGGCGTGGCAGTGGGACAATCATCTGATCGTTGGGCGCCTCCTTGCAGCCAGTTGTCTGCTCTAGCAGCGCACAGCTGGAGGCATCGTCCTCGCCCTGCTTTCTGGCAGGCAGCTTCACCGGACTGATCCGCACGCTCTTCAGTTGGCTGAGTATATCCCCCACGGGCGTCCGCCAGCCATTTCCATTCGTATTGAGCACGATCCGGCACTGCTGGTAGAGAGCCACCAGCCGCTCCACGGTGCACAGCTTCAGGCGCCCAGCGTAGAAGGAAAGTTGAGCCACGGGCACCAGGTAGTAGCGCAGATACCCGCCGAGAGCGTCGTAGAAGGCTCGCTGCAGCACCAGCTTTGCCTCGTCCTTGGCCATGTCCTTGACAGTGCGGTTGACCGTGTAGAAGTACTTCATCAGCATCTGGACTACGCTGTCGCAGAGCAGGCTGTTGGGAAAGGACTTGGGCAGCAGCGTCTCAAAGTCCCTGCGGGCGGATATCAGTGCAATGTCCTCCGCGGAGAAGCATTTCCGCGTGCTGCTGCCAAACAGATTGGTGCCCAGGAACAGCTCTTCCTTGTCCGGACTGCGGGATACCTTTGGGAGGAGCAAGGGTCCAGGTGGCGATGTTGTGGCCTTGTGGCTGCCGGGAGGCTCATCCGGCACGGATCTCTGCATCTGCGGCATCTCATGGTTGGTGTTGAGGTCGTTGCGGGCTTGATCCAGCTCCGAGCTGAGCATCGACTGCAGGGTGAGTTCGTTCTGAAAGTCATTCGGCACCTCCAGCGTGGACACGTCGATGGTGTACATGGGACAGCCCCCCGGTGTCAGAAAGAACAGCAACGAAAGCAGCACATGAATGTTCATTACTATTTGCGGTCATTGCAGTTGTCATATTTTTGACACAAAAAACTCGTTCGAAACGCCTACTAGCAGCTGCTAATCAATCCTTAATCAGTAATCCCCCCGTAGTCGTTGCTACCCCACTGTCAGCTCAGAATCCGCGACTCAGCATCCACTGTGGCTATCCTCATATTCTTGCAGCACGCGACACCGCTGAGATCGAGCGCAGTAATTTGGTGAACATTTGCAAGCTGGTGgtcaaggagctgctggagcagtcGCTGCGTTACGGACGCATGCTGGACTCGGAccatctgccgctgcagcactTCTTCATCGTGATCGAGCACGTGCTGGGGCATGGACTGCGACCCAAGAAGGGGCTGCTTGGACCACGAAAGGAGCTGTGGGATCTGCTGCAGAGCGTCGAGCACTACTGCCCCGAGGCGCAGGACAtaacggccagtgtgcgggaTCTGCCCACCGTCCGCACGCACATTGGACGGGCGCGAGCCTGGCTACGGATTGCCCTCATGCAGAAGAAGCTGTCGGACTACCTTCAGGCGCTGATTGAGCACCGCGAGGACTCGCTCTACGACTACTACGAGCCGCATGCCCTAATGATGAGCGACGAGGTGAAGTCCGCAGTGTAGTTTCCCTCCTGTTAGCGCCAGGATAACCGTGTCTCCCCCTCTCAGATCGTTGTGATAATGGGAATTCTGGTGGGACTGAATGTGATCGACTGCAATCTGTGCGTGAAGGAGGAGGATCTGGACTCGCAGCAGGGCGTCATCGATTTCTCGCTCTACCTGCGCTCCAGTTCGCGCAGTCCCGATGCCGCCGACGACAGTGCCCCACCGCCAGCGCTGCTGGATGCCACCGGGCAGGGCAACATGATAGCCGTGCTCGACCAGAAGAACTACATTGAGGAGCTGAATCGTCACCTAAAGTGGgttaccagcagcagcagtccggAGTGCAGACTAAACCAAACCCCCCTCTTAACGCCTCTTTCAGTGCCACCGTTGGCAATCTACAGGCCAAGGTGGAATCGCTGACCACCACCAATGCCCTGATGAAGGAGGATCTGGCCATTGCACGCAACAGTTTGTTGGCCCTGCAGGCCGAGAACCAGGCCATGCGGCAGTCCAgccaaacgcagcagcagcagcagcaacagcagaaggacGCGGACAACAGCTCTGGCAGTGGCTCCGAGAAGGAAAAGAGCGAAGCTGCAAGCTCAGATCTGTCGGAGGAGCGTCGCAAGAACGgagagctggagaaggagctgaagctgcaggtGTCGCTCAAGGCAGAGTCGGACATGGCCatgaagctgctggagaaggaCATACACGAGAAGCAGGACACGATAGTCTCGCTGCGGCGCCAGCTGGATGACATTAAGCAGATCAATCTGGAGATGTATCGCAAGCTGCAGGTGAGTATCTACACTCACTCCGGGACACACACAACTCATCTTTTCACATTCATCCTCCCATCAACTGGTCGCtagagttttggttttgtttctctttggtTCTCTTTGGTTTTGAGTTTATGATCAGACATTATCCCTGCAATCGAATCGGTTGAAGCCTATCAATTCTGagcaaagaaatcaaaaatcaaatgtaCTCCTCCTTCGTTTTGCCACCATTTAACCAGGAATGTGAAGATGAACTCACACAGAAGGGCGAGATGGTCTCGCGCTTGCAAACGAAAGCCTCACAAATTGGTAACATTTTACAATCGCTAGAAAAGAAGTACGAGTCGAAGCTGAACGATCAGCacggaggcggaggagcgTTCGGTGGAGCATTCggtggaggtggtggcagcggcgtGGAGCGTTCGCCCACCACCAGACGCCAGCAGAATCTGGAGAAGTTCGAGGCACTCACCAAGAAGCACAAACATGACGCCGGTCCGCCCATGAAGCGGATGCACCTCAAGATGGATGCCTTTCCGCCGTTCGATCCCAACAAGTATCGCAAGTCGCCATCgagtgcggctgctgctgtggctgctgcaacagaACCTCTGCCCCTGGAGCCGCAGGAAGACGAAAGGAAGCAGCCAAAGACGCCCACATCCGCCAAATCGCTCAACGATGAGCTGGCCGAGGCAGCAGCCGACATAACCCAGCACTTTGGCGGCGATGGATCACGCAGCGACTATGCATTGTCTGGGATTATagaagccacagcagcgggcGACTCCTAGATACGTAGTAATTGTAGATAAAGAAGAACAGAAACCCATTATACTGCGCAAAGTTGTTGCCTCCTTACTCCTGTACTCTCCCatactaaaatataaatataatatttatgtatccaAGGCCTTGGCGTGCACTCAAAGTCCATGTCCATCTACGGGTCGCTATTAAGCAGAATTATACCCTTGCCCTCCCCCATGTTAGTGTATAGGATGCCTAGACACAGAGGAATACCTAGgagtatctatgtatgtgtagaCTTTGTTAAAGGTTTGACTAATAATCTGCAACCTGATAGCTTAATCCCCTGAGTCCCAAAAGGAAGCCCTTAAAAGTGGTCATTAATGGTGTATGAAGATCAGAAAAACGTAtgaatgtatatatgtaaaagAGGCTCCAGATTCACATACAGATGAGAACTGTATGGCTAGACATAGTACACTCGGAGAAAAAGAGCAtaatattaagaaataaacaccatattgaaatttaataattgattttaaaataaagaaacggagaaaataaatataataaatttcGATTCAAACATAAATGTAATAAcagaataaataatttatataaattggAAAAACTTGAAATTATGTAAcgtaatatttaatttaaatatgaaatgcaTTTATCTTAAAAATGTTCATACCTTAATTTTATAGTTTCCATTCTTCAGGTCAAATATATTGGCATAACTTTTAATATCTAAgtttaaatgtgaaaattcaACTACTTGTTTTCTCCGAGTGTATGAATATGGTTATATGCCCTTCCCCAACCGCTGCTATGATCGCTTAAACTGTAATACTGTACCATATGTAATCCTAATCGTAATACTAGTCGAAGAATAGAcgaatactcgtacacacaacAAGTATTGTAATTATAACTAAATGTAACTGTATAATCGTACGCCTTGAAAGCAACCTGCATATGCGTGCAGTACTGCAAAAAATatactccacactccactaatgtacttctacttctactaAAACCCAAAGAGAATCCCAAAGAAATAAACCTTAAccgacagtcagtcagtctttCATTTGCCACCAACATTTCTGCTCCTCTGAGATGGTTCAACGATGGTACAAACTTCTTCTCTTATCTTTCCATTCCAATCCTTACCTTTCGGTTGGGCAGGACTGCACGGCCTCGCTAACGCATAAAACGGAGCTAATGGAGAAGCTGGAGAGCCAAAAGGAGGACATGGCCAGCACGAttgagcagctggagaagaagTAAGATGCCCTACGGGTGGGGTGTGGAGATGTGTTGGTTCCCTTTATCGATATCATCGTTTTTTGCTTTCCCTTTTCACAGGTGGACCCATGACAAGAGCAACTTGGGCGAGATACTGAAGAGCACGTCACAAACGCTGACCACCCAGGTGACGGCCAGCGAGGAGCGGGCTGCCCGAGCTGAGGCCGAGTCGCGCATCGAGCGCGAGTGGCGCATTTcgctgcaggagaaggagatCAAGCTGAAGGAGAAGATAGCCACGCTCCAGAGCTGCCTCAaggagctggccgaggagAAGGACAGGAATGAGAAGCTAAAGTTGGATCTGGAGAAGGCGCGTGCCCAATGGGCCGAGGCGCAGACAACACTGGAGGAGCTGGGCATCCAGTTGAGTGAGAGCAAGCTGAAGGTGTCGGAGATGCAGGACAGCGAGaagcggcagcgccagctgATGTCCGGATCCTCGCAGTCACTGCAGACCATGCCGGAGAGCCTCGGCAGTCCCGGCATCTGGGCGCCCGACTCGATTGCCTCCCACTGCACAGGCTGCGAGCGGGAGTTCAATCTGACGCGGCGCAAGCACCACTGCCGCAGCTGTGGGGAGATCTTCTGCAAGGCCTGCTCCGAGCactcgctgccactgctcaATGCCCAGGGGCAGCCGGGCAAGCCGGTGCGTGTGTGCAATGCCTGCTATGCAGCAAAATGatgcaaatatatatacgagtatatctaTAGATATCTGAGAACTATCgcaatttgtaatttgtatttgtacgTAGTTGAACACAATTTGCCTGTGCGAAGAAGCATTCCTATCTGCCAAGGCAACACACTGACGTTGTACATTGAATTTTGTAATCCAATTATATAAAACAATGCCATGCCGCCATTCGTGTGAACCGTTGTATAAATgtcattaaataaatgtatttgtttACGCATTTCGAATTTTCGTATCGTAACGCAGCAGCCCTGGGACTTGTCCTGTTTTGATGTGATTTTTCTTTCCGTTCACAATTTACTTTATGCCTTGACATTTTGGGTTTCAActttaaattataaacaaatagaGTCCTTAATATTAGCCAGTATTGTAgagaattgattgatcaattaattaaaattatgtgtTCAGTGCTGAGATTCCAAGCCATCTGGTTTTATTAAACCGAATGTCAAAATCGAGAAATATGATTTGAGATGATAGACAAAGAACGATTGTCGAGCCCATTGTCGACCTGTGGGTATTTATATTATTCCACGAAAATTACAAAGCTTgaacaatttgcatgcagctCAGGGGAAAGATTTCTTAGAATTGTATGTGAAATTGACAAGCGCTTTTATTCTGCGCTTCTCAACTTAAGTTGTTCAATCAAGGGGGTGTAGTGGGTTAATTTCGATCACTCACTCAAGAGGTATGGTCTATCGATAACGATACCAAAGTTAGTGAAGCTAATTTTATCTTAATATTTCGGGTTGTTCGAAAATATGGATATACCGTATTCACGTGCTGGTTTATAAACGATTCCGATGTGAACAGGCCAAGGAGCACGACCAGCCCATTGGTTAGTTAGCACAAACCATCCCCTCCTCCCGCACTGCTGGCGGCAGTCGCTCTGGCATCGATTTTTATTCGGAGGCGAATGCTGCGGAATTTGACCAAACTTTTCCACTCAAAGCCCAAGTGAACTCAGTCGGAGCAGAGTCGAGGTCAGAATACGGACGGATATGAAAGAGTCCGGACACATCGCACTCACGCTCCCCTCGGGAGCGGTGGCCAGCACAGATGAGCGGGGACGGAAGAGCCTGCGGCGGGTAAGAGACGGAATGAGTGGCTCCAAACGAACaatgaatattcatatttgaacATTTGCATGGTCTAGGCTTGGAATCAGCTGCCGCGTTGTCAACGCAACCTCATTATACTCGGCGTAACGGCCTTCTGCGTGACGGTCTTGCTCTGTTTAACCGGCGATCAACTGATTGCGGCGAGCATCAAGGATGTCGATGAGAAGTCCATAGCGTCTCCCTACCACATGCGCCGCGAGCTCCCACTGGCGAATCCCCACCACCATCCCGACAAGGAGAAGGATCTAACGGCTACCGCTGTTGTCACTCCGGCTGCCGCACTGCCCAACCCAGAACCCGCTGATGATAAGGTAATTGTCTACTCGTCACTGATAAGTACTTAATTGGGGGAACGGCGGCACTTATTATGATAACAGCCCCCAACACCATCTCCTTAATGAGTTGAAGTGGTTATTGGTGTCTGATTTATGATTTCAAGGAATCCGAGATTGAATAATGATAACGATTGCTGGGCTTTCAGTTTGACGGCGGAAATGTGGCCTATGGGGAAGCGAACTCAGCTGAGAATGTTGTTCGTGTGCCAGATACAGCCGCTGTCGCACTGCCTGTGCTGCTGGACAAGAAGACGGACAACGAGGAGGGCATCGACATACTGAACAATGTGGAGGAGCCCATCGAGCGTCT from Drosophila subobscura isolate 14011-0131.10 chromosome O, UCBerk_Dsub_1.0, whole genome shotgun sequence encodes:
- the LOC117898182 gene encoding uncharacterized protein LOC117898182 is translated as MNIHVLLSLLFFLTPGGCPMYTIDVSTLEVPNDFQNELTLQSMLSSELDQARNDLNTNHEMPQMQRSVPDEPPGSHKATTSPPGPLLLPKVSRSPDKEELFLGTNLFGSSTRKCFSAEDIALISARRDFETLLPKSFPNSLLCDSVVQMLMKYFYTVNRTVKDMAKDEAKLVLQRAFYDALGGYLRYYLVPVAQLSFYAGRLKLCTVERLVALYQQCRIVLNTNGNGWRTPVGDILSQLKSVRISPVKLPARKQGEDDASSCALLEQTTGCKEAPNDQMIVPLPRLEPVDGQGYLTNIYLPLKQRRIYNLRSPHSAFVLVKFFQTVTQCYRFQGMCQKAYNRKLRNWIRESVQLHYKDEVFYPGLGGILQVYELLQNEYKGKARQPEGECQEEQCFMDYQETTDDVTDTGRVAAAAGGGQCRKQSRSPNDKREWETHSKQDVEECRECDDDASSAYVACVALFLALLLLLLLLIIYCCMRKGRKPQRIPHKRDLEMSPPTKTKASPPMKTKVATDARPAMPRRMAFQGSYYSSPIEISHSEKAPQSQGNDFRRFLDDSHTSTSSLACQFNRKCMPMKFPRSSPEEKYYTRKRQPSKIKQKLAQAFHPLPTKDIEDEASLSPSPRNRPSDREVAVDPGRSRMPTLDSYRSTTEVTTGTELVTTRDREQEKQKISRRCEEELKEIKRCEALREIKRCGEEDPKELKAAEAKKKAKEPPPEKPKRKDKQLERDTMQDEPRKSRKKSDPKAETKSPEPEQRRLTGGGCASPKDSPGWETTFEDSSYIEEAFQ